In the genome of Candidatus Zixiibacteriota bacterium, the window TGATAGTTGGTTTGGTGAGCTGAATGTAATCCCTGATCGGTAGTCGCATGTTTATGTACCCGGCGGCGCCAATATATCGAAGCGTAGACTTCATGGCTACACTTATGTTATCTTTCGCCAGACAACAGCATCGCGCCAGGTTGGTTCCCGTGTTGCTGCGAATAAGCATACTCCAGTTCCGCTCAACCTCGCGCTGCATCGGCGAATCATCGAGTTCATCGCGGGACTCCCCGGACAGTACTCATCGTCCCTCCTTGATGACCTAAATGTACGGAAAGGACCTTCAACCTGTGCTCATTCGATATGCACACTGACTGTTGACAGGATGTTCACATGCTGTGTATTTGTTCATAAGCGATTGGAAATCAATCAATTGACCTGTCCTCATCTCTAATGAGGTCCAGCCCGGATGATGCTATCGGAGGCGATGAAGGCTAATCTATTACTATCCAATTCCTTACGAAAACTGATTTTTTTGAGGTCGGCACGATTCAGCCGCTACTGATCAACGACCGCTTGCTCTTCTTGCGGTACCCGGTTTAGTCTCAATGGCATACAGAGAATTCAAAAAAAAACACCATTTTTAGTGGTATCGGTTTCTCAGACCCCAATATATTGTGGCACCCGTGGATGAGGGGGCGCCAACGCACACCGCGTGCGGCCCGCGGTCTCCTCAACCTGGCTCATTAACAACGGTAACGCAAGTTTTTCTATAAAGACCTACCGTCTTTCGTGCCTGGGCTTGTATAGGGATGTCTTCGCCCAGCGTGATCGATTCGTGTGGTCCCCAAGGAGGGCATCGTGAAGATTGACCGTCGCTTTACTTTCGAGGATGAGTCGCCGTACGCGCGTATCCCCTTCGCTCGGCGCACCTCAGAAATACGGAACCCGGATGGCTCCGTAGTCTTCAAGCTGGATAATATCGAAGTTCCTGAGACATGGTCGCAGGTGGCTGTCGATATCCTCGCCCAGAAGTATTTCCGGAAAGCCGGCGTGCCGCAGCAGGACCCGAACGGCAAACCGTTGGTCGATGAAAACGGCGACCGGAAACTGGGCGGCGAAACCGACGCCCGCCAGGTGTTTCACCGCCTGGCCGGCTGCTGGCGCAACTGGGGTGAAAAGCACGGCTATTTCGATTCACCCAAAGACGCACAGGTGTTCTACGACGAACTCAGCTACATGCTCGCCTCGCAAATTGCCGCGCCCAATTCGCCGCAGTGGTTCAATACCGGCTTGCACTGGGCGTACAACATCACCGGCAAACCGCAGGGCCACTACTATGTTGACCCGATCACCCACACGCTGACCGAATCGGCCAGCGCCTACGAGCATCCGCAGCCGCACGCCTGCTTCATCCAATCGGTGAATGATGACCTGGTCAACGATGGCGGTATCATGGACCTCTGGGTGCGGGAGGCCCGCCTGTTTAAGTACGGTTCCGGCACCGGCACCAATTTCTCCAGTCTTCGCGGCAGCGGTGAGAAGCTGTCCGGCGGCGGCGCATCGTCGGGACTTATGTCATTCCTGAAAATCGGCGACCGGGCTGCCGGCGCCATCAAATCCGGCGGTACTACCCGACGCGCCGCAAAGATGGTCTGTCTCGATCTGGACCACCCCGATATTCTCGACTTCATCAACTGGAAAGTGGTCGAAGAACAAAAAGTGGCCTCCCTGGTCACCGGCTCGAAGATCATCCGCACGCAACTGCGGCAGATCTTCGAATCGGCCCGAGTGTCCGGCCACAACGGCGATAGTGTGTATGAAACCGACCCGGCCAAAAACCCCAAGCTGAAAGATGCGCTTCGCATTGCGCGTCACATGGCGGTTCCGCCCGGGTATATCCAGAAGGTCCTCGACCTCGCCTCCCAGGGAGTCACAGAAATCGACTTTTCCGAATACGACACCAACTGGGAATCCGAAGCCTACATCACGGTCTCCGGACAGAACTCCAACAACTCGGTCCGCATCCCGAACGCCTTTTTCGAAAAACTGAAAGACAACAAGGACTGGGAGATGCGGTCGCGCACCGACGGGCGCATCGTCAAGACCATCCCCGCACTCGAGCTCTGGGAGAAAGTCTGCTATTCCGCCTGGGCCTGCGCCGATCCCGGCGTCCAGTTCGACACCACCATTAACGAGTGGCACACCTGCTCCGAGGATGGACGCATCAACGCCTCCAACCCCTGTTCGGAGTACATGTTCCTCGATGACACCGCCTGCAACCTCGCCTCGATCAACTTGGCGAAGTTCGTCGATGACAACGGAAACTTCGACGTCGATGGGTACCTGCACGCCATCCGGCTCTGGACGGTCGTATTGGAGATCTCCGTGCTCATGGCCTCGTACCCTTCACGCCTGATCGCGCAGAAGAGCTACGAGTTCCGCACCCTCGGCCTCGGCTACGCGAATCTCGGCACTGTGCTCATGCGCATGGGCATCCCGTATGATTCCGCCCAGGCCTACTCGCTATGCGGGGCGATCAGCTCGCTACTCACCGGCGGTGCGTATGTAACATCGGCCGAGATGGCCAAAGAGCAGGGGGCGTTCCCGGCGTTTTATCGCAACCGAGACCACATGCTGCGCGTCATCCGCAATCATCGCCGCGCCGCCTACAACGCCGACAAGGCCGAATACGAAAACCTGACTATCAAGCCGATGGGCATCAATCCCAACTATCTGCCGGATACATTGGTCCAGTCCGCCCGCCGTGTGTGGGACCGCGCCCTCGAGATGGGTGAGGTGTATGGCTTCCGCAATGCCCAGTCCACCGTCATCGCCCCCACCGGTACGATCGGCCTCCTCATGGACTGCGACACCACCGGTATCGAGCCGGATTTCGCGCTCGTCAAATTCAAAAAGCTGGCCGGCGGCGGCTATTTCAAAATCATCAATAACTCGGTGCCGGTGGCGCTGTCTAAACTCGGCTACTCCGAGCAGCAAATCAACGAAATCGTCACCTATGCCACCGGCGCCAAAACATTGCGCAAAGCTCCATTCATCAACCACGAGTCGCTCCGGGCCAAAGGGTTCGGCGATGACGAGATGAACAAAATCGAATCGGTCCTCGGCAGCGTGTTCGACATCACCTTCGCCTTCAATAAGTACACCCTCGGCGAGGAATTCGTGCACGAAACGCTCGGCTTCCACGACGATGTCGTCAACCGCTGGGACTTCAATCTCCTCAAAGAGCTCGGCTTCACCAAAGACCAGATCGAGGCCGCCAACGAATACTGCTGCGGTACCATGACCCTCGAGGGCACGCCACACCTGCAGGAGAAACACCTGCCGATATTCGACTGCGCCAACAAGTGCGGCCGCAAAGGGACACGCTATATCCCATACGAAGCGCATATCAAAATGATGGCGGCCGCGCAGCCGTTCATCTCCGGCGCCATCTCCAAGACCATCAACATGCCGGCCGAGGCAACCATTAACGATGTCAAGA includes:
- a CDS encoding vitamin B12-dependent ribonucleotide reductase yields the protein MKIDRRFTFEDESPYARIPFARRTSEIRNPDGSVVFKLDNIEVPETWSQVAVDILAQKYFRKAGVPQQDPNGKPLVDENGDRKLGGETDARQVFHRLAGCWRNWGEKHGYFDSPKDAQVFYDELSYMLASQIAAPNSPQWFNTGLHWAYNITGKPQGHYYVDPITHTLTESASAYEHPQPHACFIQSVNDDLVNDGGIMDLWVREARLFKYGSGTGTNFSSLRGSGEKLSGGGASSGLMSFLKIGDRAAGAIKSGGTTRRAAKMVCLDLDHPDILDFINWKVVEEQKVASLVTGSKIIRTQLRQIFESARVSGHNGDSVYETDPAKNPKLKDALRIARHMAVPPGYIQKVLDLASQGVTEIDFSEYDTNWESEAYITVSGQNSNNSVRIPNAFFEKLKDNKDWEMRSRTDGRIVKTIPALELWEKVCYSAWACADPGVQFDTTINEWHTCSEDGRINASNPCSEYMFLDDTACNLASINLAKFVDDNGNFDVDGYLHAIRLWTVVLEISVLMASYPSRLIAQKSYEFRTLGLGYANLGTVLMRMGIPYDSAQAYSLCGAISSLLTGGAYVTSAEMAKEQGAFPAFYRNRDHMLRVIRNHRRAAYNADKAEYENLTIKPMGINPNYLPDTLVQSARRVWDRALEMGEVYGFRNAQSTVIAPTGTIGLLMDCDTTGIEPDFALVKFKKLAGGGYFKIINNSVPVALSKLGYSEQQINEIVTYATGAKTLRKAPFINHESLRAKGFGDDEMNKIESVLGSVFDITFAFNKYTLGEEFVHETLGFHDDVVNRWDFNLLKELGFTKDQIEAANEYCCGTMTLEGTPHLQEKHLPIFDCANKCGRKGTRYIPYEAHIKMMAAAQPFISGAISKTINMPAEATINDVKKAYRLAWETMNKAVALYRDGSKLSQPLNSVLLDEEGIDAGEPMSVDQTAEKMAERVVYRYIAKRRKMPHRRGGYTQKAVVGGHKIYLRTGEYSDGTLGEIFLDMHREGAAFRSLMNCFAISISLGLQHGVPLEEFVEAFLFARFEPNGMVEGNKSIKRSTSIIDYIFRELAITYLDRTDLMHVSEEDLRSDTIGTPADETTEFESEEPAPPYVPVETQAASRKADDIHTTHLGLPRREGGNGHGNGGNGHATSMERPPAIDKTERQETVRKYITAAAVGTEEGEYRLHQIRTARLRGYEGDMCRECGSFTMVRNGTCLKCDTCGATSGCS